A stretch of the Vigna radiata var. radiata cultivar VC1973A chromosome 7, Vradiata_ver6, whole genome shotgun sequence genome encodes the following:
- the LOC106768105 gene encoding GDSL esterase/lipase At1g29670-like, translating to MASETKLWLVAVFLLSATNMQQHCIVAGNPQVPGLFIFGDSFSDCGNNNDLKTDAKANHPPYGIDFPNGPTGRFTNGRTVVDVLTELLGFDGYIPPFANTTVSDIMKGVNYASAAAGILNETGTHWGEHFSLKMQMENHKAIVSKIIMKLRNSDKAKEHLSKCLYYVHIGSSDYINNYFLPEHYNSSQTFSTDEFAKALIKEYSRNLMDLRSLGARKFALIGLVPVGCAPGEISARGKPGSLCVKEENDAVVPFNDKLKSLVVRFNEEFPDSKFILINTFEELLTGPVKDIVQVVGTDVCCKVGSNGLCMPNKKPCKSRNVLPFFDSFHAIDIVNEADAAIAYNDTNSKAAYPMDISHLVKL from the exons ATGGCTTCTGAAACCAAGTTATGGTTAGTGGCTGTTTTCCTTTTGAGCGCAACGAACATGCAACAACATTGCATTGTTGCTGGTAATCCGCAAGTACCTGGTTTGTTCATATTTGGAGACTCTTTTTCAGATTGTGGAAACAACAACGATCTAAAAACTGATGCTAAAGCTAATCACCCTCCTTATGGGATTGATTTTCCAAACGGCCCCACTGGAAGATTTACCAACGGCCGTACTGTTGTTGACGTACTCA CTGAGCTATTGGGATTCGACGGATATATTCCCCCCTTTGCAAATACGACTGTTTCAGACATAATGAAAGGCGTGAATTACGCATCAGCTGCAGCAGGGATTCTCAACGAGACAGGCACGCATTGG GGTGAGCATTTTTCGTTAAAAATGCAGATGGAAAACCACAAAGCCATAGTTTCCAAGATCATCATGAAACTTAGGAATTCTGACAAAGCGAAAGAACACCTAAGCAAGTGCTTATATTATGTTCATATAGGCAGCAGTGATTACATAAACAACTACTTCTTGCCAGAGCATTACAATTCAAGTCAAACTTTTTCAACTGACGAGTTTGCCAAGGCCCTTATCAAAGAATATTCAAGGAATTTAATG GACTTGCGTTCACTTGGAGCAAGGAAGTTTGCTTTGATTGGATTAGTCCCCGTAGGCTGCGCTCCAGGAGAAATTTCTGCACGTGGAAAACCTGGATCACTCTGTGTTAAAGAGGAAAATGATGCAGTGGTACCTTTCAATGACAAGCTTAAATCATTAGTTGTTCGTTTCAATGAAGAATTCCCTGATTCTAAGTTTATCCTTATTAACACTTTTGAAGAGTTGTTAACCGGACCGGTTAAAGACATCGTACAAG TGGTTGGTACTGATGTATGCTGCAAAGTTGGGTCGAATGGGCTGTGTATGCCTAACAAGAAGCCATGCAAGAGCAGAAATGTATTGCCATTTTTTGATTCATTTCATGCTATTGATATCGTCAACGAAGCCGATGCAGCAATTGCTTATAACGATACAAATTCCAAAGCTGCGTATCCAATGGATATCAGTCACCTTGTCaagttataa